A single genomic interval of Cygnus olor isolate bCygOlo1 chromosome 17, bCygOlo1.pri.v2, whole genome shotgun sequence harbors:
- the RAD9B gene encoding cell cycle checkpoint control protein RAD9B isoform X1 yields the protein MRGVLGGAPLRVFGKAIHAIARISDEFCFDPLEKGLALRSVNSSRSAYAYIFFSSMFFQHYCWTAVSQPCQKEKQLSLPCKLFIKSVLPVFRCVNVLERNVEKCSIYTNTNEHHITFQLLCRNGIIKTYNLTFQECDPLQAVFAKHMCPNILKVHSRLLADIMIHFPTSQEEVTLSVTPMKVCFRSYAEEDADFSKTMLTEIQLNPDEFDYFQVGVDSEVTFCLKELRGLLAFSEATHGPVSIHFDISGKPVAFSIEDMVLEASFILATLSDIDNGTASQEPTCCSRIPESSKVYMGKSENSSMDKDCNAEAVASKKPRQNENEQNSEPVAPASPVAKQNTWNSGNVLKHLEGTAMPETDDQAVLEAESREAHYHKFQFLFFGAVSPKKDAINHTSHSLATASDAEEDFGNMQSSQVL from the exons ATGAGGGGGGTGCTCGGGGGGGCTCCCCTCAGAG tATTTGGAAAAGCAATACACGCCATAGCACGTATTAGCGATGAGTTTTGCTTTGACCCCTTAGAAAAAGGT cttgcCTTAAGATCAGTGAATTCTTCAAGGTCAGCGTATGCGTACATCTTCTTCTCATCTATGTTTTTTCAACATTACTGCTGGACAGCTGTGTCTCAGCcatgtcagaaagaaaaacagttatcACTTCCATGTAAATTATTCATTAAG tcaGTTCTTCCTGTATTTAGATGTGTAAATGTGCTGGAAAGGAATGTagagaaatgcagcatttaTACAAATACTAATGAGCATCACAtaacttttcagcttctctgcagaaatG GtattataaaaacatataaTCTGACTTTCCAAGAATGTGATCCACTGCAGGCTGTTTTTGCAAAGCACATGTGTCCGAACATACTTAAAGTCCACTCCAG gCTGCTGGCTGATATAATGATCCACTTTCCAACCAGTCAAGAGGAAGTAACTTTATCGGTTACTCCAATGAAGGTTTGTTTCAGGAGTTACGCTGAGGAAGACGCTG ACTTTTCAAAGACAATGCTTACTGAAATACAGCTAAATCCAGATGAATTTGACTACTTCCAAGTTGGAGTAGATTCTGAAGTGACATTTTGCCTTAAAGAATTGAGG GGACTACTGGCATTTTCCGAAGCTACCCACGGTCCTGTCTCAATCCATTTTGACATATCTGGGAA ACCAGTTGCTTTCAGCATTGAAGACATGGTGCTGGAAGCCAGCTTTATTTTGGCTACGTTGTCTGACATCGACAATGGGACAGCTTCCCAGGAGCCCACGTGCTGTTCACGGATTCCAGAAAG CTCAAAGGTGTACATGGGCAAATCTGAAAACTCCTCCATGGATAAGGACTGTAATGCAGAAGCAGTTGCTTCCAAAAAGCCACGgcagaatgaaaatgaacagaactCAGAGCCAGTGGCACCTGCAAGTCCTGTGGCAAAACAGAATACATGGAACTCGGGGAACGTTTTGAAACATCTTGAGGGAACAGCCATGCCCGAGACAGATGACCAAGCAGTGCTGGAAGCAGAGTCAAGAGAAGCTCATTATCACAAG tttcagttcTTGTTCTTTGGAGCAGTTTCTCCTAAGAAGGATGCCATCAATCACACCTCCCATAGTTTAGCAACAGCTAGTGACGCTGAAGAGGATTTTGGCAACATGCAGAGCTCCCAAGTTCTCTAG
- the VPS29 gene encoding vacuolar protein sorting-associated protein 29 isoform X1 has translation MVRGGGHGPGARPPVPRPPAGHRLVLVLGDLHIPHRCNSLPAKFKKLLVPGKIQHILCTGNLCTKDTYDYLKTLAGDVHVVRGDFDENLNYPEQKVVTVGQFKIGLIHGHQVIPWGDMASLALLQRQFDVDILISGHTHKFEAFEHENKFYINPGSATGAYHALENNIIPSFVLMDIQASTVVTYVYQLIGDDVKVERIEYKKS, from the exons atGGTGAGAGGCGGCGGGCACGGCCCCGGAGCTCGGCCCCCGGTTCCCCGTCCCCCG GCCGGGCACAGA TTGGTGTTAGTATTAGGAGATCTTCACATTCCACATCGATGCAACAGCCTCCCAGCCAAATTCAAAAAGCTGCTGGTTCCAGGAAAGATCCAACACATTCTCTGCACGGGAAACCTCTGCACCAAGGACACTTATGACTACCTCAAGACTCTGGCTGGGGATGTTCATGTTGTCAGAGGGGACTTTGATGAG AACCTGAATTATCCTGAACAGAAAGTTGTAACTGTTGGACAGTTCAAAATTGGGCTGATTCACGGCCATCAGGTCATTCCTTGGGGTGATATGGCAAGCCTGGCACTGCTACAAAGGCAGTTTGATGTGGACATCCTCATTTCAGGACATACACACAAATTTGAGGCATttgaacatgaaaacaaattctatATCAACCCAGGATCAGCTACAGGAGCTTATCATGCCTTAGAAAA CAATATCATTCCTTCATTTGTGCTGATGGATATCCAGGCTTCTACAGTAGTTACGTATGTCTATCAACTAATTGGAGATGATGTGAAAGTAGAAAGAATTGAGTacaaaaaatcttaa
- the VPS29 gene encoding vacuolar protein sorting-associated protein 29 isoform X2: MAGHRLVLVLGDLHIPHRCNSLPAKFKKLLVPGKIQHILCTGNLCTKDTYDYLKTLAGDVHVVRGDFDENLNYPEQKVVTVGQFKIGLIHGHQVIPWGDMASLALLQRQFDVDILISGHTHKFEAFEHENKFYINPGSATGAYHALENNIIPSFVLMDIQASTVVTYVYQLIGDDVKVERIEYKKS; encoded by the exons atG GCCGGGCACAGA TTGGTGTTAGTATTAGGAGATCTTCACATTCCACATCGATGCAACAGCCTCCCAGCCAAATTCAAAAAGCTGCTGGTTCCAGGAAAGATCCAACACATTCTCTGCACGGGAAACCTCTGCACCAAGGACACTTATGACTACCTCAAGACTCTGGCTGGGGATGTTCATGTTGTCAGAGGGGACTTTGATGAG AACCTGAATTATCCTGAACAGAAAGTTGTAACTGTTGGACAGTTCAAAATTGGGCTGATTCACGGCCATCAGGTCATTCCTTGGGGTGATATGGCAAGCCTGGCACTGCTACAAAGGCAGTTTGATGTGGACATCCTCATTTCAGGACATACACACAAATTTGAGGCATttgaacatgaaaacaaattctatATCAACCCAGGATCAGCTACAGGAGCTTATCATGCCTTAGAAAA CAATATCATTCCTTCATTTGTGCTGATGGATATCCAGGCTTCTACAGTAGTTACGTATGTCTATCAACTAATTGGAGATGATGTGAAAGTAGAAAGAATTGAGTacaaaaaatcttaa
- the PPTC7 gene encoding protein phosphatase PTC7 homolog: MFSVLSYGRLVARAVLGGLSQTDSRDYSLVTASCGFGKDFRKGILKKGMCYGDDACFVARHRSADVLGVADGVGGWRDYGVDPSQFSGTLMRTCERLVKEGRFVPSNPVGILTAGYCELLQNKVPLLGSSTACIVVLDRTSHRLHTANLGDSGFLVVRGGEVVHRSDEQQHYFNTPFQLSIAPPEAEGVVLSDSPDAADSTSFDVQLGDIILTATDGLFDNMPDYMILQELKKLKNSNYESIQQTARSIAEQAHELAYDPTYMSPFAQFACDNGLNVRGGKPDDITVLLSIVAEYTD, encoded by the exons ATGTTCTCGGTGCTGTCCTACGGCAGGCTGGTGGCCCGGGCGGTGCTGGGCGGCCTCTCGCAGACCGATTCCCGCGATTACAGCCTGGTGACGGCCAGCTGCGGCTTCGGGAAAGATTTCCGCAAGGGCATCCTCAAGAAAGGCATGTGCTACGGGGATGACGCCTGCTTCGTGGCCAGGCACCGCTCAGCCGATGTGCTCG ggGTAGCAGATGGTGTCGGTGGCTGGAGAGACTACGGGGTTGACCCTTCTCAATTCTCAGGGACTCTAATGCGAACATGTGAACGTTTAGTGAAAGAAGGACGGTTTGTACCAAGTAATCCTGTCGGGATTCTCACTGCAGGTTATTGcgagctgctgcagaacaaagTACCTTTGCTTG gaaGCAGTACAGCTTGTATAGTAGTTCTGGACAGAACAAGTCATCGTTTACATACGGCCAACTTGGGAGATTCTGGATTTTTGGTAGTCAGAGGAGGAGAAGTAGTACATCGTTCCGATGAACAGCAGCATTACTTCAACACTCCGTTCCAACTGTCAATAGCTCCACCAGAAGCGGAAGGAGTTGTCTTAAGTGACAG CCCTGATGCTGCTGATAGTACTTCCTTTGATGTCCAACTCGGAGACATTATTTTGACTGCGACAGACGGACTGTTTGACAACATGCCTGACTACATGATCCTGCAGGAattaaaaaagctgaaa AACTCCAACTACGAGAGCATACAGCAGACTGCGAGAAGCATTGCTGAGCAAGCTCACGAGCTGGCATATGATCCCACTTACATGTCACCATTTGCACAGTTCGCATGTGACAATGGATTGAATGTGAGAg GGGGAAAACCAGACGACATCACCGTCCTTCTTTCTATTGTAGCCGAGTACACAGACTGA
- the VPS29 gene encoding vacuolar protein sorting-associated protein 29 isoform X3, with the protein MLVLVLGDLHIPHRCNSLPAKFKKLLVPGKIQHILCTGNLCTKDTYDYLKTLAGDVHVVRGDFDENLNYPEQKVVTVGQFKIGLIHGHQVIPWGDMASLALLQRQFDVDILISGHTHKFEAFEHENKFYINPGSATGAYHALENNIIPSFVLMDIQASTVVTYVYQLIGDDVKVERIEYKKS; encoded by the exons atG TTGGTGTTAGTATTAGGAGATCTTCACATTCCACATCGATGCAACAGCCTCCCAGCCAAATTCAAAAAGCTGCTGGTTCCAGGAAAGATCCAACACATTCTCTGCACGGGAAACCTCTGCACCAAGGACACTTATGACTACCTCAAGACTCTGGCTGGGGATGTTCATGTTGTCAGAGGGGACTTTGATGAG AACCTGAATTATCCTGAACAGAAAGTTGTAACTGTTGGACAGTTCAAAATTGGGCTGATTCACGGCCATCAGGTCATTCCTTGGGGTGATATGGCAAGCCTGGCACTGCTACAAAGGCAGTTTGATGTGGACATCCTCATTTCAGGACATACACACAAATTTGAGGCATttgaacatgaaaacaaattctatATCAACCCAGGATCAGCTACAGGAGCTTATCATGCCTTAGAAAA CAATATCATTCCTTCATTTGTGCTGATGGATATCCAGGCTTCTACAGTAGTTACGTATGTCTATCAACTAATTGGAGATGATGTGAAAGTAGAAAGAATTGAGTacaaaaaatcttaa
- the RAD9B gene encoding cell cycle checkpoint control protein RAD9B isoform X2 codes for MFFQHYCWTAVSQPCQKEKQLSLPCKLFIKSVLPVFRCVNVLERNVEKCSIYTNTNEHHITFQLLCRNGIIKTYNLTFQECDPLQAVFAKHMCPNILKVHSRLLADIMIHFPTSQEEVTLSVTPMKVCFRSYAEEDADFSKTMLTEIQLNPDEFDYFQVGVDSEVTFCLKELRGLLAFSEATHGPVSIHFDISGKPVAFSIEDMVLEASFILATLSDIDNGTASQEPTCCSRIPESSKVYMGKSENSSMDKDCNAEAVASKKPRQNENEQNSEPVAPASPVAKQNTWNSGNVLKHLEGTAMPETDDQAVLEAESREAHYHKFQFLFFGAVSPKKDAINHTSHSLATASDAEEDFGNMQSSQVL; via the exons ATGTTTTTTCAACATTACTGCTGGACAGCTGTGTCTCAGCcatgtcagaaagaaaaacagttatcACTTCCATGTAAATTATTCATTAAG tcaGTTCTTCCTGTATTTAGATGTGTAAATGTGCTGGAAAGGAATGTagagaaatgcagcatttaTACAAATACTAATGAGCATCACAtaacttttcagcttctctgcagaaatG GtattataaaaacatataaTCTGACTTTCCAAGAATGTGATCCACTGCAGGCTGTTTTTGCAAAGCACATGTGTCCGAACATACTTAAAGTCCACTCCAG gCTGCTGGCTGATATAATGATCCACTTTCCAACCAGTCAAGAGGAAGTAACTTTATCGGTTACTCCAATGAAGGTTTGTTTCAGGAGTTACGCTGAGGAAGACGCTG ACTTTTCAAAGACAATGCTTACTGAAATACAGCTAAATCCAGATGAATTTGACTACTTCCAAGTTGGAGTAGATTCTGAAGTGACATTTTGCCTTAAAGAATTGAGG GGACTACTGGCATTTTCCGAAGCTACCCACGGTCCTGTCTCAATCCATTTTGACATATCTGGGAA ACCAGTTGCTTTCAGCATTGAAGACATGGTGCTGGAAGCCAGCTTTATTTTGGCTACGTTGTCTGACATCGACAATGGGACAGCTTCCCAGGAGCCCACGTGCTGTTCACGGATTCCAGAAAG CTCAAAGGTGTACATGGGCAAATCTGAAAACTCCTCCATGGATAAGGACTGTAATGCAGAAGCAGTTGCTTCCAAAAAGCCACGgcagaatgaaaatgaacagaactCAGAGCCAGTGGCACCTGCAAGTCCTGTGGCAAAACAGAATACATGGAACTCGGGGAACGTTTTGAAACATCTTGAGGGAACAGCCATGCCCGAGACAGATGACCAAGCAGTGCTGGAAGCAGAGTCAAGAGAAGCTCATTATCACAAG tttcagttcTTGTTCTTTGGAGCAGTTTCTCCTAAGAAGGATGCCATCAATCACACCTCCCATAGTTTAGCAACAGCTAGTGACGCTGAAGAGGATTTTGGCAACATGCAGAGCTCCCAAGTTCTCTAG